The stretch of DNA GTGGAATGTAAGTGAAGGTGACCCGGAGAGGGGTTAACCAGGCTGTTTAACTCTTCAGTGGGAGCTGTGCCACACGAAGCCACTGGCGGCTAACCAGCAGCATATAACCCATGCAGGAAGCTGCACTCCTCGTCCTGGAGGCAGATTCGGCCTCAGGTACAGACATAGTGGCCGAGTGCCTGGTTCAGGGTTACAGTCTGGTGAACCCCCTGTCCAGCTCACCGTCACTCACATTCCACCCCGCAGCAGGCACCCGGGCAGCAGGGACGTGAGTGAAGCCTTCCTGAAAAAAAGGGGAATTTGCAGTTATTGTGGTTGGGTGGGAGTGGCTGTGTCAGGCTGAGAGGGGATTGGCTGTGTCAGGCTCAGCAGGGTGTGGCTGTAAAATATATGGAGACTATAACTTCTAGTCTGTAGCTGCGAAACGTCACTGAAATACACCGCAGCAACAAGCTCTGCACTCTGACTCTGCACTCCTACTCTGTACTCTCATCCAGCACCGCACTCCCACTCTGTACTCAGGCCAGCACCGGACTCTGCATTCCTACTCTGTACTCTCATCCAGCACCGCACTCCCACTCTGTACTCTCAGCCAGCACCGGACTCTGCATTCCTACTCTGTACTCTCATCCAGCACCGCACTCCCACTCTGTACTCTCAGCCAGCACCGGACTCTGCATTCCTACTCTGTACTCTCAGCCAGCACCTCACTCCCACTCTGTACTCAGGCCAGCACCGGACTCTGCATTCCTACTCTGTACTCTCATCCAGCACCGCACTCCCACTCTGTACTCTCAGCCAGCACCGGACTCTGCATTCCTACTCTGTACTCTCAGCCAGCACCTCACTCCCACTCTGTACTCTCAGCCAGCACCGGACTCTGCATTCCTACTCTGTACTCTCAGCCAGCACCGCACTCCCACTCTGTACTCTCAGCCAGCACCGCACTCTGCACGTATTACTCCCTCGCAGGAAAACGATGGCAAACACCAGGAAGCAGCTTCTGGATTTACTAAAACTGCCGGAGAACTCTGAGTGTGCGGACTGCGGAGAGCCAGGTAAGAGCAGCCTATTACTCAGAGCCTGCTGAGAGGTGATCCTGTCAATTTACAGGACTGCACTTGGCCCTGTCGCTTTAAGACCAATGGCCAAGCAAAGTTTGTGCTGCTGCCAGACACGGCTGGGCACTATGCCCCTACACACTTGCACCGTTTGGCCACGCGAGAGGCAATAAACGTAAATGAATGGGCATTTGCCAGACGGCCAGTATACGGAGGTTTAGTCGCTTCCGAGATTTTTTCCATAACATGCAAATTAATGTGACGCCACATAATCTCTGCAGCCTTTGACGAGCCGTGTCCCTGCACTGTGATTGTGCACTCGTGCAAGGCACTCGCTGCTCACACGACATCATTTGTGTTGACTTCCCATAAACATTTGTCTTAAGCTAAAATGCATCTCGACCTCAGCCTGAGCATTTCATGCGCTTCCTTTTTACGAGAAACCCTCCTAACATCAAGTGGTTTAATACAGGGAGGGCTAATATTTCAGAGTCTTCTGTTATATTCCACGCTCGTTCCTTCTACATGCAGCGAAGACACTATGGAACTTTTCTCCATGAGTTGGTATTCAGCGGAGAATGTAGGAAGCAGTAAAGGTTTAGGGATTAGCGTTAAATATCTGTAGACGTGAACATGCGTGTAAGCTCGGTGCCCAGATGGCGCATGTTGTGGTCTCACAGTTCCTTCTACCACTTGTGCAAGACGAAGGGGCAGAGAGGCTTCCTGAATAGAAACTGCTGATCCAGCAGAAAGTGGAGAAAACTCTCCAATTGCACAAGATACACGGATCGCATCCGGCCATAACAGGGCTGAAAGGGCAGAATAACAGGAGCCCAATGGCAGTAACCTTAGGGCCGGAATCAGGGCTCCGCACAGTAACCACATTTCCTTGGGGCAGCCTCGTAACACCTGCCCTAGCCTGCCCCAAACCTTCTGCTACGTACCCTGCACTTCAAAAATGGAGTGATGGTGGATACTGGACGAGAGAGAACGCCTTGGAGGGGATGCTGATCAGCGCTTTCTTCTCTTTCAGATCCGGAGTGGGTATCGTGCACGCTCGGGGTTTTCATCTGCTTGCAGTGCTCTGGAATTCACAGAAGCCCGTCAATTGGAAAAGTGAAGTCTGTGCAGTTAGATAACTGGGAAGACGACACCGTTCaggtaaaaataaatctgttgtGTTTCCCCCTTTCCTTAAAAGCACAGAATAGTACATGAGGTTGCCAGCAGGCCAGCGTTAAGGGTACGTTTAGCATCCTTCCCGCAGAAATCAGGCCGGTCTTTGGAGAGAGTTCTGTGCCCAAAGTCCCAAATGTAATTATTGCCACCAAACCTTTCACCTGTTCCAAAGCATATAGAGCACCAAAACCTCTTCTTTGCCTCTGTGGAAGAGTCCCAGGACCTCGGAAAGTACTAGAACATTTTATTCCCCCTGGAGACCTTTTCTCCCTCCGTTGTGAGGAGAGCGCCGGAGACCTTTTCTCCCTCCGTTGTGAGGAGAGCGCCGGAGACCTTTTCTCCCTTCGGTGTGAGGAGAGCGCCGGAGACCTTTTctccctccagtgtgaggagaGCGCCGGAAACCTTTTCTCCCTCCGGTGCGAGGAGAGCGCCCGAGACCTTTTCTCCCTCCGGTGCGAGGAGAGCGCCGGAAACTTTTTCTCCCTCCGGTGTGAGGAGAGCGCCGGAAACCTTTTCTCCCTCCGGTGTGAGGAGAGCCCCGGAAACCTTTTCTCCCTTCGTTGTGAGGAGAGCGCCGGAGACCTTTTCTCCATTCGGTGGGAGGAGAGCGGCGAAGACCTTTTCTCCCTCCGGTGTGAGGAGAGTGCCGGAAACCTTTTCTCCTTTCGGTGTGAGGACAGCGCTGGAGACCTTTTCTCCCTTCGGTGTGAGGAGAGCGGCGAAGACCTTTTCTCCCTTCGGTGTGAGGAGAGCGGCAAAGACCTTTTCTCCCTCCGGTGTGAGGAGAGCGCCGGAAACCTTTTCTCCCTCTGGTGTGAGGAGAGCGCCGGAAACCTTTTCTCCCTTCGTTGTGAGGAGAGCGCCGGAGACCTTTTCTCCCTCCGGTGTGAGGAGAGCGCCAGAAACCTTTTCTCCCTTCGGTCTGAGGAGAGCGCCGGAGACCTTTTCTCCTTCCGGTGCGAGGAGAGCGCCGGAAACCTTTTCTCCCTTCGTTGTGAGGAGAGCGCGGGAAACCTTTTCTCCTTTCGGTGTGAGGAGAGCGCGGGAAACCTTTTCTCCTTTCGGTGTGAGGACAGCGCCGGAGACCTTTTCTCCCTTCGGTGTGAGGAGAGCGGCGAAGACCTTTTCTCCCTCCGGTGTGAGGAGAGCGCCGGAAACCTTTTCTCCCTCTGGTGTGAGGAGAGCGCCGGAAACCTTTTCTCCCTTCGTTGTGAGGAGAGCGCCGGAGACCTTTTCTCCCTCCGGTATGAGGAGAGCGCCGGAAACCTTTTCTCCCTTCGTTGTGAAGAGAGCGTCGGAGAGGTTGGTGCTGGGAACCTCTCCTGTAGTCTGGGGGTTGGGGCCAAATATGTTTGTGAATTTGCAATAGCTGCATCATGTAATATCATATGGGGCATGAAGTCATTTAAAGGTCCAAATCTGTGATTTACTTTGTTCCAGTTTCTGAAAGAGCATGGGAAtaagaaagcaaaagaaaagtACGAAGCCTTTGTGCCTCCTTTTTACTACAGGCCACGAGCCAGGGATTGCATGTAAGTTGGgacatataacacacagcgtGAGACGGCAGCTAGAGGTGGAGAGTCTGATGGGCAGGGGCCACCAATTTCAGACATCGGTGTCTCGAAGCTGAGAGGGAGCAGCCATATGACACCTGGTCTCCACTAGTGACTCCTTTCAATGATTATCTTTTATTCTGCTCAGGGTCTTGAAGGAACAGTGGATAAAAGCAAAATATGAACGCGAAGAATTCACATCCGACGAAGAGTCTCCCTATACGACAGGTAAAATCCAACATTTCATCAGCAAGTAATCAAAGTATTCCCAGGCCTCACAAGGCcgtgttaatatatattattacacccACATCATGCGTGAACACGTTCATTCTGTCTTTTGTATTTGCGCACGTGTGTTCCAGTAGTTTTCACTTTCTATTGTTTCGGGGACCGGCTAACTAACGTTCTGTTTTGATTCACACGATACTTTAAACCGGAGGGTTGAGGTTTGTAAATATGGTGGGAAGTCTATCCTGGGTCAGCGTGATGTATTCCGGCTGCCTGCTCTCGGCTTTGTCTATCACTGTGCCAACGAAACACGTCACCTTCTTTAAGTGGACTCTCTGCTTACCCATGTTTCCCTTAAGGACATAAAGAGGGAAACCTGTGGAAGAAAGGGCGCGATCGTAAACAGTTTCTGGAGCGGCGTTTTGTCTTCTCCGGGAGAGAAAAAGTccttaaatattacattaataacgTGAGTATTAAGATTGTGGACTTATACCATGACGAAGGTCACTCTGTATCCTAACAAAGTTTGCTTTTTAAAATCTacactattttgtttttcagcatgCAGACCCTAAAGGAACAATTCCTATCCAGAGCCTAAATGCCACATTTCAGGCTGAGAAGATCGGACATGCCCATGGACTGGAGATCACATATATAAAGGACGAGCAGACCAGGAACTTATTTGTGTACCATGATGAAGGACAGGTGAGCGACTGCTGTTTGATCCAGCTTCAATATAAATGTAATCTAAGCAGGAATGTTAAGTTACTTGTTACATAAAATACCACTGTGGGATAAGTCTGTGGAGATCTCCTGCGCTCGGTGTCGGGAGATGAAGAGCTGCGGTTGTGGGATAAGTCTGTGGAGATCTCCTGCGCTCGGTGTCCGGAGATGAAGAGCTGCGGTTCTGGGATTGGTCTGTGCAGATCTCCTGCGCTCGGTGTCGGGAGATGAAGAGCTGCGGTTGTGGGATAAGTCTGTGGAGATCTCCTGCGCTCGGTGTCCGGAGATGAAGAGCTGCGGTTCTGGGATTGGTCTGTGGAGATCTCCTGCGCTCGGTGTCGGGAGATGAAGAGCTGCGGTTCTGGGATAAGTCTGTGGAGATCTCCTGCGCTCGGTGTCGGGAGATGAAGAGCTGCGGTTCTGGGATTGGTC from Spea bombifrons isolate aSpeBom1 chromosome 13, aSpeBom1.2.pri, whole genome shotgun sequence encodes:
- the ADAP2 gene encoding arf-GAP with dual PH domain-containing protein 2 isoform X2, with the protein product MANTRKQLLDLLKLPENSECADCGEPDPEWVSCTLGVFICLQCSGIHRSPSIGKVKSVQLDNWEDDTVQFLKEHGNKKAKEKYEAFVPPFYYRPRARDCMVLKEQWIKAKYEREEFTSDEESPYTTGHKEGNLWKKGRDRKQFLERRFVFSGREKVLKYYINNHADPKGTIPIQSLNATFQAEKIGHAHGLEITYIKDEQTRNLFVYHDEGQEIVTWFNVLRAARFTYLKGAFPAVPEEELIPRITRNYSKAGYMEKTGPRQREAFRKRWFNLDSEERKLLYYKKPLDAFPQGGIFLGSKEQGYRVLEGLPEGTKGNKRDAVIIIKTPDREFKLTCENTTDQKEWLKALTQVISRPTTAQDMDEEKRFRKTHHK
- the ADAP2 gene encoding arf-GAP with dual PH domain-containing protein 2 isoform X1 — encoded protein: MANTRKQLLDLLKLPENSECADCGEPDPEWVSCTLGVFICLQCSGIHRSPSIGKVKSVQLDNWEDDTVQFLKEHGNKKAKEKYEAFVPPFYYRPRARDCMVLKEQWIKAKYEREEFTSDEESPYTTGHKEGNLWKKGRDRKQFLERRFVFSGREKVLKYYINNHADPKGTIPIQSLNATFQAEKIGHAHGLEITYIKDEQTRNLFVYHDEGQEIVTWFNVLRAARFTYLKGAFPAVPEEELIPRITRNYSKAGYMEKTGPRQREAFRKRWFNLDSEERKLLYYKKPLDAFPQGGIFLGSKEQGYRVLEGLPEGTKGNKRDAVIIIKTPDREFKLTCENTTDQKEWLKALTQVISRPTTAQDMDGNSTTSRLTLCEC